The following proteins are co-located in the Leishmania major strain Friedlin complete genome, chromosome 30 genome:
- a CDS encoding putative protein kinase yields MAHLFFTGACAAAAALPISDREEVSPVWSIYDDYCCGASQHAEVDDPQVEGEGVGNCGGTTPPRLPFISGPVSSMTLKGAQLKKEAPIRRGAQGAVYSALDVATSAPAEDEKAKGLFSPEACRGHEGEAQVADGGQRPARRGRRVAVKRIFIQASDFGARDISATVLREVTLHRFVSEKQAACLAAAGAFYPTGSTSDATALAEADQGQTLCNLIDDSARVIHLYRVVEAPHKEMCLVMELAATNLEQVVFPHGARGASRGDGAGGYKRKPGVVSLFGSSASIGVGGGLGLSSASPSTAPDAATAEVGPQASSPSPPPSRMPLVRYVMRRLLRLVCFLHETCCVVHRDLKLSNVLVSKDAGLRLGDFGSARFIPPLRSATKTGVENSPSVPEPPAAPAGQREHLLCTPPSIRTTLHYRPPEALLGDQVCRTAADVWALGVIFAQLLLQKGLFHSESELDLLGAIQKLLGMPTYSAPPSWLAAPSVPGPPRERESAAHVPAPQASLPYKFHTGVVPADGLDLLSRMLHQQPECRVTAREALQHPFLNLEGLSAAATHDDDERGRVLWEERVATVLREQATGHIYGMGGGERRPMLISLADNEDEEDQEDDEVGVAPFCVNLGGCTSY; encoded by the coding sequence ATGGCGCATCTCTTCTTCAcaggcgcatgcgcagcagcagctgcactgccCATCAGCGACCGCGAGGAGGTGTCACCGGTGTGGTCGATCTACGACGACTACTGCTGTGGCGCCTCGCAGCATGCTGAGGTGGACGATCCGCAAGTGGAGGGTGAAGGGGTGGGCAACTGTGGAGGTACAACACCGCCCCGGCTTCCCTTCATCTCGGGCCCTGTGTCATCCATGACGTTGAAAGGCGCTCAGCTGAAGAAAGAGGCGCCGATTCGCCGGGGTGCCCAGGGAGCCGTATACTCTGCCCTCGACGTAGCCACCAGCGCACCTGCGGAGGACGAAAAGGCGAAGGGACTTTTTTCACCAGAAGCCTGCAGAGGGCATGAGGGCGAAGCGCAGGTTGCGGATGGCGGGCAAAggccggcgcggcgcggtCGCCGTGTTGCCGTAAAGCGCATATTTATTCAGGCAAGCGACTTCGGAGCACGTGACATCTCCGCAACGGTGCTGCGTGAGGTAACGCTGCATCGCTTTGTGAGCGAGAAGCAAGCTGCGTGCCTTGCGGCAGCGGGCGCTTTTTACCCCACTGGTTCAACCTCCGACGCCACGGCGCTTGCAGAGGCCGATCAAGGTCAGACACTCTGTAATCTCATCGACGACTCTGCGCGAGTCATTCATCTCTACCGTGTTGTCGAGGCCCCGCACAAGGAGATGTGTCTTGTGATGGAACTCGCGGCAACGAACCTGGAGCAGGTTGTGTTTCCGCACGGCGCCCGCGGTGCCTCGAggggcgatggcgccggAGGCTACAAGAGGAAGCCCGGCGTGGTCTCCCTCTTTGGTTCCTCTGCCTCTAttggtgtcggcggcggtCTGGGCctgtcctccgcctcaccgtCTACAGCGCCCGACGCTGCAACGGCAGAGGTGGGCCCGCaggcgtcgtcgccctctccgccacctTCCCGAATGCCGCTCGTGCGCTACGTGATGCGCCGCCTGCTACGGCTCGTATGTTTCCTACACGAGACGTGTTGTGTGGTGCATCGGGACCTGAAACTGAGCAATGTGCTGGTGTCGAAAGACGCTGGGCTTCGCCTCGGTGACTTCGGGTCGGCGCGCTTCATTCCACCCTTGCGCTCGGCGACGAAGACCGGGGTTGAGAACTCTCCGTCTGTCCCCGAGCCACCCGCGGCACCTGCGGGCCAGCGTGAGCACCTCCTGTGCACACCTCCATCGATACGTACAACACTCCACTATCGACCCCCCGAGGCGCTGCTCGGAGACCAGGTGTGCCGCACCGCGGCAGATGTGTGGGCGCTCGGTGTGATCTTTGcgcagttgctgctgcagaagggCTTGTTCCATTCTGAGAGCGAGTTAGACTTGCTGGGGGCCATTCAGAAGCTGCTCGGAATGCCAACGTACAGCGCGCCGCCTTCGTGGctcgccgcgccgtcggtACCCGGCCCGCCGAGGGAAAGGGAATCCGCTGCGCACGTTCCAGCCCCACAGGCAAGTCTCCCGTACAAGTTCCACACCGGCGTCGTACCCGCTGATGGGCTGGACCTGCTGTCGCGGATGCTGCACCAGCAACCCGAGTGCCGCGTCACCGCTCGCGAAGCACTACAGCACCCTTTTCTGAACCTCGAGGGTCTCTCTGCGGCGGCTACACATGACGATgacgagagagggcgagtgttgtgggaggagagagtggcgacggtgctgcgcgagcaggCGACGGGGCACATCTACGGTATGGGAGGAGGTGAGCGGCGGCCCATGCTCATAAGTCTCGCTGATAACGAGGACGAAGAGGATCAAGAGGACGACGAGGTCGGCGTTGCCCCGTTCTGCGTTAACCTGGGCGGGTGCACATCGTACTGA
- a CDS encoding putative DNAJ domain protein: MGAGTASATPKSTGGPEASPGSVRRSTLYAVLNVSHTATLEEITAAYRKLALVYHPDRPNGLQWKFQEIQRAYEVLSQKDARAKYDILLRGKLAVKNFKRPPPLESVLQPVYALLADGAFYEFEAASSKLKCSFHYGDGIQFNGDCGSFIGLAGDGFIYWTISGRGFASRLCKAGSTFALSSVRVMYRSNMGLAKMPLKRSSLHSSHTCRPAGSSGDKRAVRGSTGDAGCSERAKSTTGARAAKMSEADRIKKALLNKERSRNLKRRMETLKEEEIEARNSLQQDLWGQFSSLHTTAEVAFRCTLQGVAVPVEMALWMGYKSPEEVMLRSSGACSSLFIAEQVSLQTSSLWVDPLQSDYFNDDEMLREGCDGNKEDRKHCTSNGRDVTARHKPDSADSSPCSSQSSPASDGAPDGDACRGRSATASGTHSPILHRLNNGATAVTGASDGAEVAKKE; this comes from the coding sequence ATGGGTGCTGGGACCGCTTCGGCGACCCCCAAGTCAACTGGCGGCCCCGAAGCATCCCCGGGAAgtgtgcgccgcagcaccctCTATGCCGTGCTCAACGTCTCTCACACCGCGACGTTAGAGGAGATTACGGCAGCTTACCGCAAGCTCGCCCTCGTGTACCACCCTGACCGCCCAAACGGCTTGCAGTGGAAGTTCCAAGAGATTCAGCGCGCCTACGAGGTTCTCAGTCAGAAGGATGCGCGTGCCAAGTACGACATCCTGCTGAGAGGAAAACTCGCCGTGAAGAACTTTAAGCGTCCGCCCCCGCTAgagtcggtgctgcagccTGTCTACGCTCTGCTTGCCGACGGCGCCTTCTACGAGTTCGAGGCGGCGTCCAGCAAGCTCAAGTGCAGCTTCCACTACGGCGACGGCATTCAGTTCAACGGCGACTGCGGCAGCTTCATCGGTCTCGCCGGCGACGGCTTCATCTATTGGACCATCAGCGGGCGCGGGTTTGCTTCGCGGCTGTGCAAGGCTGGCAGTACCTTTGCCCTCTCGAGTGTTCGCGTCATGTATCGTAGCAACATGGGGCTGGCCAAGATGCCGCTAAAGCGCTCGTCTTTGCACTCTTCCCATACCTGTCGCCCCGCCGGCTCTTCTGGCGACAAGCGGGCCGTGAgaggcagcaccggcgaTGCTGGGTGCTcggagagagcgaagagcaccaccggtgcgcgcgctgccaaAATGTCCGAGGCGGATCGCATCAAGAAGGCGCTCCTGAACAAGGAACGAAGCCGCAATTTGAAGAGGCGGATGGAAACGCttaaggaggaggagataGAGGCGCGCAACTCTCTCCAACAGGATCTGTGGGGGCAGTTCAGCTCGCTGCACACGACGGCAGAGGTGGCGTTTCGGTGTACGCTGCAAGGCGTCGCTGTGCCGGTAGAGATGGCGCTTTGGATGGGCTATAAGTCTCCAGAGGAGGTGATGCTCCGCTCATCGGGCGCATGCAGCTCGCTATTTATCGCCGAGCAGGTGTCGCTGCAGACCTCCTCGTTGTGGGTAGACCCGCTGCAGAGCGACTACTTCAACGACGACGAAATGCTGCGGGAAGGCTGCGACGGCAACAAGGAAGACAGAAAACATTGCACTAGCAACGGCAGAGACGTCACCGCGCGTCACAAGCCTGATAGCGCCGACAGCTCGCCTTGCTCTTCGCAGTCCAGTCCAGCTTCCGACGGCGCGCCAGATGGTGACGCCTGCCGCGGGCGTTCGGCAACGGCATCGGGGACGCACTCACCGATTCTGCATCGCCTCAACAACGGTGCGACTGCCGTCACTGGAGCTTCTGATGGGGCGGAAGTGGCAAAAAAAGAGTAG
- a CDS encoding putative queuine tRNA-ribosyltransferase: MPPSSIFTFDEYRGPDGKQPVAARSGVFHLPHGPLRTPIFMPVATQGALKGVTVEQLEELDVEIILGNTYHLGLRPGEEVLRALTARKNAREAATGTRTSADGIRDNMDGIHFMENWKKNILTDSGGFQMVSLLKLAQITEEGVRFQSTHGSGTAGAVASVAKTEASSSASGATAAASAVTAPTDAANGHDNKGEAEGTYSLLLRPEDSIRIQNAIGGDIMMQLDDVVHTLTVGPRVEEAAKRSIRWLDRCLAANQNREKQCIFGIVQGALNAELRRYCVKEIVQRAECMGYAIGGLSGGEAKDDFWRMVRLCTKEGLPANKPRYCMGVGYPEDILVCIALGVDMFDCVYACRTARFGSALTSSGKLQLSRKEYATDFGPLDPNCSCMTCRTYTRSYLNMIAAKEGTAATLLSYHNIAYLIGLTRGARSAIEEGRFTEYVQHFFLAYYPAKDYPAWVVEALNSVEITLL; the protein is encoded by the coding sequence ATGCCACCGTCTTCGATATTCACGTTCGACGAGTATAGGGGTCCGGACGGCAAGCAGCCTGTCGCAGCCCGTAGCGGCGTCTTCCACCTGCCCCACGGCCCCTTGCGCACGCCGATATTTATGCCAGTGGCGACGCAGGGTGCACTAAAGGGTGTCACAGTGGAGCAACTTGAGGAGCTCGATGTTGAAATAATCTTGGGTAACACCTATCATCTGGGCCTGCGACCcggggaggaggtgctgcgtgcTCTAACTGCCCGCAAGAACGCGCGCGAGGCTGCCAccggcacgcgcacctcgGCAGATGGCATCCGCGACAACATGGATGGCATCCACTTTATGGAGAACTGGAAAAAGAACATATTAACCGACAGCGGTGGTTTCCAGatggtgtcgctgctgaagctTGCACAGATTACAGAGGAAGGCGTGCGGTTCCAGTCGACGCATGGCAGTGGCACGGCAGGGGCTGTGGCTTCTGTAGCCAAGACGGAGGCCTCGAGCTCTGCCAGTGgtgcgactgcggcggcatcTGCAGTGACGGCGCCGACCGATGCAGCTAACGGGCACGATAACAAAGGGGAGGCGGAAGGCACGTACTCCCTGCTGCTCCGGCCTGAGGACTCCATCCGTATTCAGAATGCCATCGGTGGTGACATTATGATGCAGCTGGACGACGTGGTGCACACGCTGACTGTCGGACCacgcgtggaggaggctgcgaAACGCTCCATCCGGTGGCTTGACCGCTGTCTCGCAGCCAACCAGAATCGGGAAAAGCAGTGTATCTTTGGCATCGTGCAGGGTGCCTTGAAtgccgagctgcgccgctacTGCGTGAAGGAGATTGTCCAGCGGGCAGAGTGCATGGGCTACGCCATCGGCGGGCTCAGCGGCGGGGAGGCGAAGGACGACTTTTGGAGGATGGTGCGCTTGTGCACAAAGGAGGGGCTGCCGGCGAACAAGCCGCGGTACTGCATGGGCGTTGGCTATCCAGAAGACATCCTTGTGTGCATCGCGCTCGGCGTGGACATGTTCGACTGCGTGTACGCCTGCCGCACAGCCCGCTTTGGCTCTGCGCTCACTTCCTCTGGCAAGCTGCAGCTTTCTAGGAAGGAGTATGCGACCGACTTCGGTCCGCTCGACCCGAACTGCAGCTGTATGACGTGCCGCACCTACACACGCTCCTACCTGAACATGATCGCGGCAAAGGAGgggacagcggcgacgtTGCTATCGTATCACAACATCGCCTACCTCATCGGCCTCACGCGCGGCGCTCGAAGCGCCATAGAAGAGGGTCGCTTTACCGAATACGTGCAGCACTTCTTCCTTGCCTACTACCCCGCGAAGGACTACCCAGCGTGGGTGGTTGAGGCGCTGAACTCTGTGGAGATAACTCTGTTGTAG